From Streptomyces sp. 6-11-2, one genomic window encodes:
- a CDS encoding aldo/keto reductase, producing the protein MEQRHLGRTGLRVSRIGLGTLTWGRDTDEHDAADMLKVFWEAGGTLVDTADVYGDGQAEYLLGLLMDGLVPRRDLVLSTKAGSVPDPDRRFDGSRGHLLAALDASLARLGTDYVDVWHVHAFDPHTPLEETLHAVDLAVGSGRVRYAGVSNFCGWQLAKAATWQLAAPGTRTRLASTQMEYSLLQRGVEREVLPAALDLGVGLLPSSPLGRGVLTGKYRNATPPDSRGASEHLAPFVEPYLDDTAGRIVDAVSTAADGLAVTPLQVALAWVRDRPGVTAPIVGTRNAQQLTAVLSVEALSLPDEICRALDDVSEPVHRYPDHDWSTL; encoded by the coding sequence ATGGAGCAGAGGCATCTCGGCCGTACGGGCCTGCGCGTGTCCCGCATCGGCCTCGGCACCCTCACCTGGGGCCGGGACACCGACGAGCACGACGCCGCGGACATGCTGAAGGTGTTCTGGGAGGCGGGCGGCACCCTCGTGGACACGGCGGACGTGTACGGCGACGGACAGGCCGAGTACCTGCTCGGGCTGCTCATGGACGGCCTCGTGCCCCGCCGTGACCTGGTCCTCTCGACCAAGGCGGGCAGCGTGCCGGACCCGGACCGGCGTTTCGACGGCTCCCGCGGCCATCTGCTGGCCGCGCTGGACGCCTCCCTCGCCCGCCTCGGCACGGACTACGTCGACGTGTGGCACGTCCACGCCTTCGACCCGCACACACCGCTGGAGGAGACCCTCCACGCGGTCGACCTCGCCGTCGGCAGCGGCCGGGTGCGCTACGCGGGCGTCTCCAACTTCTGCGGCTGGCAGCTGGCCAAGGCCGCGACCTGGCAGCTCGCGGCGCCCGGCACCCGGACGCGGCTGGCGAGCACGCAGATGGAGTACTCGCTGCTGCAACGCGGCGTGGAGCGCGAGGTGCTGCCCGCCGCGCTGGACCTGGGCGTCGGCCTGCTGCCGTCCTCACCGCTGGGCCGCGGCGTGCTGACCGGCAAGTACCGCAACGCGACGCCGCCGGACTCGCGGGGCGCCTCGGAACACCTGGCGCCGTTCGTCGAGCCGTACCTGGACGACACGGCGGGCCGCATCGTGGACGCGGTGTCCACGGCGGCGGACGGGCTGGCGGTGACCCCGCTCCAGGTGGCCCTCGCCTGGGTCCGCGACCGGCCGGGCGTGACGGCGCCGATCGTCGGTACCCGCAACGCGCAGCAGCTCACGGCGGTGTTGTCAGTGGAGGCGCTTAGTCTTCCTGACGAGATCTGCCGGGCGCTCGACGACGTGTCGGAGCCCGTGCACCGCTATCCCGATCACGACTGGAGCACGCTGTGA
- a CDS encoding LLM class F420-dependent oxidoreductase, translated as MQLGINLGYWGAGMDADNLAVAQEADRLGYAVCWAAEAYGSDAATVLTWVAAQTERIDVGSAIFQIPARQPAMTAMTAATLDSLSGGRFRLGLGVSGPQVSEGWYGVKFDRPLARTREYVEIVRRAMTREWLTYDGEHWTLPLPGGPGKPIKLTVHPQREHIPLYIAAIGPKNLEQTGEIADGALLIFPSADHLEETAVKHLRAGREKAGKGLDGFDVCPTLPLAVGDDKDVSRLADTFRPYTALYVGGMGSRKQNFYNQLARRMGYEKEAAEIQEKYLSGDKQGAAAAVPQQLIDQTTLLGSVDRIADRMKAYAAAGVTTLTLAPAGFTLEERLASLRVGTEALERAGLA; from the coding sequence ATGCAGCTCGGGATCAACCTCGGCTACTGGGGTGCCGGCATGGACGCGGACAACCTGGCCGTCGCGCAGGAGGCGGACCGCCTCGGATACGCCGTGTGCTGGGCGGCCGAGGCCTACGGCTCGGACGCGGCCACCGTGCTCACCTGGGTCGCAGCGCAGACCGAGCGCATCGACGTGGGCTCGGCCATCTTCCAGATCCCCGCCCGGCAGCCCGCGATGACGGCGATGACGGCCGCCACGCTGGACTCGCTGTCCGGCGGCCGCTTCCGGCTCGGCCTCGGCGTCTCCGGCCCGCAGGTGTCCGAGGGCTGGTACGGCGTGAAGTTCGACAGGCCGCTGGCCCGCACCCGCGAGTACGTCGAGATCGTCCGCAGGGCGATGACGCGGGAATGGCTGACGTACGACGGCGAGCACTGGACGCTGCCGCTGCCGGGCGGTCCCGGCAAGCCGATCAAGCTGACCGTGCACCCGCAGCGTGAGCACATCCCGCTCTACATCGCCGCCATCGGCCCGAAGAACCTGGAGCAGACCGGCGAGATCGCCGACGGCGCGCTGCTCATCTTCCCCTCCGCCGACCACCTCGAGGAGACGGCGGTCAAGCACCTGCGCGCCGGCCGCGAGAAGGCCGGCAAGGGCCTGGACGGCTTCGACGTCTGCCCGACCCTGCCGCTGGCCGTCGGCGACGACAAGGACGTGTCCCGCCTCGCCGACACCTTCCGCCCCTACACCGCGCTGTACGTCGGCGGCATGGGCAGCCGCAAGCAGAACTTCTACAACCAGCTCGCCCGTCGCATGGGCTACGAGAAGGAGGCCGCCGAGATCCAGGAGAAGTACCTGTCCGGCGACAAGCAGGGCGCCGCGGCCGCCGTACCGCAGCAGCTCATCGACCAGACCACACTGCTCGGCTCCGTCGACCGGATCGCGGACCGCATGAAGGCCTACGCCGCGGCGGGGGTGACCACGCTGACCCTCGCCCCCGCGGGCTTCACGCTGGAGGAGCGGCTGGCCTCGCTGCGGGTCGGCACCGAGGCCCTGGAGCGTGCCGGGCTGGCGTGA
- the corA gene encoding magnesium/cobalt transporter CorA produces MIVDCAVYRDGHRTPGFADLSDALAAARAAGGFVWVGLHEPGEDEFGLVTEEFALHPLAVEDALKAHQRPKLEVYDDSLFVVLKPVVYEPRSDAVSTGEIMIFLGDSFVVTVRHGEGDGLAAVRRRLEQEPETLGHGPTAVLYAIADTTVDHYLDVAAALQTDLEELEAEVFSPDGGSRHSASRIYAFKRRITEFRRATGPLALPMSRLGGTGTSLFTPAVPFVDDKARPFFRDVSDHLTRVNDSVESLDRLVSDILSAHLAQTGVQQNDDMRKISAWAAMAAVPTMIAGIYGMNFTHMPELHWLWSYPAVILLMAALEMLLYRLFKRQGWL; encoded by the coding sequence GTGATCGTCGACTGCGCCGTCTACCGTGACGGCCACCGCACACCGGGCTTCGCCGACCTCTCCGACGCCCTGGCCGCGGCGCGGGCCGCCGGGGGTTTCGTGTGGGTGGGGCTGCACGAGCCGGGCGAGGACGAGTTCGGCCTGGTCACCGAGGAGTTCGCGCTGCATCCCCTGGCGGTCGAGGACGCCCTGAAGGCGCATCAGCGGCCCAAGCTGGAGGTCTACGACGACTCCCTGTTCGTGGTGCTCAAGCCCGTGGTGTACGAGCCGCGCAGCGACGCCGTCTCCACCGGCGAGATCATGATCTTCCTGGGCGACTCGTTCGTGGTGACGGTCCGCCACGGCGAGGGCGACGGGCTTGCCGCCGTACGGCGCCGTCTCGAACAGGAGCCGGAGACGCTCGGCCACGGCCCGACCGCCGTGCTGTACGCCATCGCCGACACCACCGTCGACCACTACCTGGACGTGGCCGCCGCGCTCCAGACGGACCTGGAGGAGCTGGAGGCGGAGGTCTTCTCGCCGGACGGCGGCTCGCGGCACTCCGCCTCACGCATCTACGCCTTCAAACGCCGGATCACGGAGTTCCGGCGGGCGACGGGCCCGCTGGCGCTGCCGATGTCCCGCCTGGGCGGCACCGGCACGAGCCTGTTCACCCCGGCCGTGCCCTTCGTGGACGACAAGGCGCGGCCGTTCTTCCGGGACGTCAGCGACCATCTGACCCGGGTCAACGACTCGGTGGAGAGCCTGGACCGGCTGGTCTCGGACATCCTGTCGGCGCACCTCGCGCAGACCGGCGTCCAGCAGAACGACGACATGCGGAAGATCTCCGCGTGGGCGGCCATGGCCGCGGTGCCCACGATGATCGCCGGTATCTACGGCATGAACTTCACGCACATGCCGGAGCTGCACTGGCTCTGGTCCTACCCGGCGGTGATCCTGCTGATGGCCGCTCTGGAGATGCTGCTGTACCGGCTGTTCAAACGGCAGGGCTGGCTGTAG
- a CDS encoding histidine phosphatase family protein: MPTLILVRHGRSTANTAGLLAGWTPGVALDERGTAQAAALPGRLGGLPIAEVVTSPLQRCRETVRPLLDARPELTAHTDERIGECHYGDWSGRKLAELKDEPLMEVVQAHPSAAAFPGGESMRAMQTRAAEAVREWNARVERDHGADAVYLMCSHGDIIKSLVADALGLHLDLFQRISVEPCSVTAIRYTRLRPFLVRLGDTGDFASLAPREEPEGDDAPVGGGAGAP; this comes from the coding sequence ATGCCCACGCTGATCCTCGTCAGGCACGGACGTTCCACCGCCAACACCGCCGGACTGCTCGCCGGCTGGACCCCCGGGGTCGCCCTGGACGAACGCGGCACCGCGCAGGCCGCGGCGCTGCCGGGGCGGCTCGGCGGACTGCCGATCGCCGAAGTCGTCACCAGTCCGCTGCAGCGCTGCCGGGAAACCGTACGACCGCTGCTGGACGCCCGGCCGGAACTGACCGCGCACACGGACGAGCGGATCGGCGAGTGCCACTACGGCGACTGGTCCGGCCGCAAGCTCGCCGAGCTCAAGGACGAGCCGCTGATGGAGGTGGTGCAGGCGCACCCCTCGGCGGCCGCGTTCCCCGGGGGCGAGTCCATGCGCGCGATGCAGACCCGCGCCGCCGAGGCGGTGCGCGAGTGGAACGCGCGCGTGGAGCGCGACCACGGCGCCGACGCCGTCTACCTGATGTGCTCCCACGGTGACATCATCAAGTCCCTCGTGGCGGACGCGCTCGGCCTTCATCTGGACCTCTTCCAGAGGATCTCCGTCGAACCCTGCTCCGTCACCGCGATCCGCTACACCAGGTTGCGGCCCTTCCTGGTACGGCTCGGCGACACCGGGGACTTCGCGTCCCTGGCACCGCGTGAGGAGCCGGAGGGCGACGACGCACCGGTCGGGGGCGGCGCGGGCGCACCGTGA
- a CDS encoding DUF3090 domain-containing protein yields the protein MSRQVFLYDPPDRFVAGTVGLPGRRTFFLQATAGPRVTSVALEKTQVAALAERMDELLDEVLRRSGGSAAVPAMAPSEIADTGPLDTPIEEEFRVGTMALAWDGEEQRMIVEAQALVELDAESEEDLAEAEERLLQDEENGPPMLRVRLTGAQARAFAKRALDVVNAGRPPCPLCSLPLDPEGHVCPRQNGYRRGA from the coding sequence GTGTCCCGTCAGGTGTTCCTCTACGACCCCCCGGACCGCTTCGTGGCCGGCACGGTCGGACTGCCCGGGCGCCGTACGTTCTTCCTCCAGGCCACAGCAGGCCCCCGAGTGACCAGCGTGGCCCTGGAGAAGACCCAGGTCGCCGCGCTCGCCGAGCGCATGGACGAACTGCTGGACGAGGTGCTGCGCCGCAGCGGCGGCAGCGCCGCCGTGCCCGCCATGGCGCCCAGCGAGATCGCCGACACCGGCCCGCTGGACACTCCCATCGAGGAGGAGTTCCGGGTGGGCACCATGGCGCTCGCCTGGGACGGTGAGGAACAGCGCATGATCGTCGAGGCGCAGGCCCTCGTCGAGCTCGACGCGGAGTCCGAGGAGGACCTCGCCGAGGCCGAGGAGCGGCTGCTGCAGGACGAGGAGAACGGTCCCCCGATGCTGCGGGTCCGGCTCACCGGCGCGCAGGCGAGGGCCTTCGCCAAGCGCGCCCTCGACGTCGTCAACGCCGGGCGGCCGCCGTGCCCGCTGTGCAGCCTCCCGCTCGACCCGGAAGGACACGTATGTCCGCGCCAGAACGGATACCGCCGCGGAGCGTGA
- a CDS encoding SCO1664 family protein, which produces MSAPERIPPRSVTPGAEPAELLAQGELTVRGRIREASNAALFCTVAYDGREASCVYKPVAGERPLWDFPDGTLAAREVAAYEVSEATGWSLVPPTVLRDGPYGEGMVQLWIEATPEAELLALLDAEEPGPGWKAIGFAEVGEGRTALLVHADDERLRRMAVLDAVINNADRKGGHLLPTPEGHLYGIDHGVTFNVENKLRTLLWGWAGEPLPPEVLAVLKALEDTLRDGAPLASRLAALITAAELDATRARVTALLTSGAHPEPSGEWPAIPWPPV; this is translated from the coding sequence ATGTCCGCGCCAGAACGGATACCGCCGCGGAGCGTGACGCCCGGCGCCGAGCCCGCCGAACTGCTCGCCCAGGGTGAGCTGACCGTGCGCGGCCGCATCCGCGAGGCCTCCAACGCGGCACTGTTCTGCACGGTCGCGTACGACGGCCGGGAGGCGTCCTGCGTGTACAAGCCGGTCGCCGGGGAGCGGCCGCTGTGGGACTTCCCCGACGGCACCCTCGCCGCCCGCGAGGTGGCGGCGTACGAGGTCTCCGAGGCGACCGGCTGGTCCCTGGTGCCGCCCACCGTGCTGCGCGACGGCCCGTACGGCGAGGGCATGGTCCAGCTGTGGATCGAGGCGACCCCGGAAGCCGAACTGCTCGCGCTGCTGGACGCCGAGGAACCCGGACCGGGCTGGAAGGCGATCGGCTTCGCCGAGGTCGGCGAGGGGCGCACGGCACTGCTGGTGCACGCCGACGACGAGCGGCTGCGCCGGATGGCCGTGCTGGACGCGGTGATCAACAACGCCGACCGCAAGGGCGGCCACCTGCTGCCGACCCCGGAGGGACACCTCTACGGCATCGACCACGGCGTCACCTTCAACGTCGAGAACAAGCTGCGCACCCTCCTGTGGGGCTGGGCGGGCGAACCGCTCCCGCCGGAGGTCCTGGCCGTCCTCAAGGCCCTGGAGGACACGCTCCGCGACGGCGCCCCCCTCGCGAGCCGGCTGGCCGCCCTGATCACCGCGGCCGAACTCGACGCCACCCGCGCACGCGTGACCGCGCTGCTCACCTCCGGCGCACACCCCGAGCCGAGCGGCGAGTGGCCGGCGATCCCATGGCCGCCGGTCTGA
- the mshC gene encoding cysteine--1-D-myo-inosityl 2-amino-2-deoxy-alpha-D-glucopyranoside ligase, translating to MHAWPASEVPALPGEGRDLRIHDTATGGLVTLDPGPVARIYVCGITPYDATHMGHAATYNAFDLVQRVWLDTKRQVHYVQNVTDVDDPLLERAQRDDVDWVELAEQETALFREDMTALRMLPPRHYIGAVEAIPGIVPLVERLRDLGAAYELDGDVYFSVESDPHFGEVSRLDAAAMRLLSAERGGDPDRPGKKNPLDPMLWMAARDGEPSWDGGSLGRGRPGWHIECVAIALDHLGMGFEVQGGGSDLAFPHHEMGASHAQVLTGEFPMAKAYVHAGMVALDGEKMSKSKGNLVFVSRLRRDGVDPAAIRLALLAHHYRSDWEWTDRVLQEAGERLDRWRAAVSRPDGPSADGLVEEIRDALADDLNAPAALAAVDRWVALQQEHGGEDTGAPGLASRAVDALLGVAL from the coding sequence ATGCATGCCTGGCCCGCTTCCGAAGTCCCCGCCCTGCCTGGTGAGGGCCGCGACCTCAGGATCCACGACACCGCGACCGGTGGCCTGGTCACACTCGACCCCGGTCCCGTCGCCCGTATCTATGTCTGCGGCATCACGCCGTACGACGCCACCCACATGGGGCACGCGGCGACCTACAACGCGTTCGACCTCGTGCAGCGCGTGTGGCTCGACACCAAGCGGCAGGTTCACTACGTCCAGAATGTGACCGACGTCGACGATCCCCTGCTGGAGCGGGCGCAGCGCGACGACGTCGACTGGGTGGAGCTGGCCGAGCAGGAGACGGCCCTGTTCCGTGAGGACATGACGGCCCTGCGGATGCTGCCGCCCCGGCACTACATCGGCGCCGTGGAGGCCATACCCGGCATCGTCCCGCTGGTCGAACGACTGCGCGACCTGGGGGCGGCGTACGAGCTCGACGGGGACGTGTACTTCTCCGTCGAGTCCGACCCCCACTTCGGCGAGGTCTCCCGCCTCGACGCGGCGGCCATGCGGCTGCTTTCGGCCGAGCGCGGCGGCGACCCGGACCGCCCGGGCAAGAAGAACCCGCTCGACCCGATGCTGTGGATGGCCGCCCGGGACGGCGAGCCGAGCTGGGACGGGGGCTCCCTCGGCCGCGGCCGGCCCGGCTGGCACATCGAGTGCGTGGCCATCGCCCTGGACCACCTCGGCATGGGCTTCGAGGTGCAGGGCGGCGGATCCGACCTCGCCTTCCCGCACCACGAGATGGGCGCCTCGCACGCCCAGGTGCTCACCGGCGAGTTCCCCATGGCCAAGGCGTACGTCCACGCCGGCATGGTCGCGCTCGACGGCGAGAAGATGTCCAAGTCCAAGGGCAACCTGGTCTTCGTCTCGCGGCTCAGGCGCGACGGCGTCGACCCCGCCGCCATCCGCCTCGCGCTCCTCGCCCACCACTACCGCTCCGACTGGGAGTGGACCGACCGGGTGCTCCAGGAAGCCGGCGAGCGTCTGGACCGCTGGCGCGCGGCCGTCTCCCGTCCCGACGGCCCGTCCGCGGACGGGCTGGTCGAGGAGATCCGCGACGCCCTCGCCGACGACCTGAACGCCCCGGCGGCCCTCGCCGCGGTCGACCGCTGGGTGGCCCTCCAGCAGGAGCACGGCGGCGAGGACACCGGCGCCCCCGGCCTCGCCTCGCGCGCCGTGGACGCCCTGCTGGGCGTGGCTCTCTGA
- a CDS encoding PAC2 family protein: MIELEGVPELIDPVMVAAFEGWNDAGDAASTAVAHLEKEWKGEVFAALDAEDYYDFQVNRPTVFMDGGVRRITWPTTRLSVVRVGGDKPRDLVLVRGIEPSMRWRSFCNELLGFAHELGVELVVILGALLGDTPHTRPVPISGTTSDTDLARRMDLEETKYEGPTGIVGILQEACTHAGVPAVSLWAAVPHYVSQPPNPKATLALLNRLEDLLDLRIPLGELPEDARAWQVGVDQLAAEDSEVAEYVQTLEEARDTAELPEASGEAIAREFERYLRRRDGGPSSGGHATADGGDGGSYLRDGPGGRSRPPRPPKAEPDDGDAGNDASEE; the protein is encoded by the coding sequence GTGATCGAGCTCGAGGGGGTTCCCGAGCTGATCGACCCGGTCATGGTGGCCGCGTTCGAGGGCTGGAACGATGCCGGCGACGCCGCCTCCACCGCGGTCGCGCATCTGGAGAAGGAGTGGAAGGGCGAGGTGTTCGCGGCGCTGGACGCCGAGGACTACTACGACTTCCAGGTCAACCGCCCCACCGTGTTCATGGACGGCGGCGTGCGCAGGATCACCTGGCCGACGACCAGGTTGTCGGTGGTCCGGGTCGGCGGCGACAAACCGCGCGACCTGGTGCTGGTCCGCGGCATCGAACCGTCCATGCGCTGGCGCTCGTTCTGCAACGAACTGCTCGGCTTCGCGCACGAGCTGGGCGTGGAGCTGGTGGTCATCCTGGGCGCGCTGCTCGGTGACACCCCGCACACGCGTCCGGTCCCCATCAGCGGGACCACGTCGGACACGGATCTGGCCCGCCGCATGGACCTGGAGGAGACCAAGTACGAGGGGCCGACGGGCATCGTCGGGATCCTCCAGGAGGCCTGCACGCACGCGGGTGTCCCGGCCGTCTCGCTGTGGGCGGCGGTTCCGCACTACGTGTCGCAGCCGCCGAACCCGAAGGCGACGCTGGCCCTCCTCAACCGTCTGGAGGACCTGCTGGACCTGCGCATTCCGCTGGGCGAGCTGCCGGAGGACGCGCGTGCCTGGCAGGTGGGCGTGGACCAGCTGGCCGCCGAGGACAGCGAGGTCGCGGAGTACGTCCAGACGCTGGAGGAGGCCCGGGACACCGCCGAGCTGCCGGAGGCGTCGGGCGAGGCGATCGCCCGTGAGTTCGAGCGGTATCTGCGGCGCCGGGACGGCGGCCCGTCGTCGGGCGGCCACGCCACGGCGGACGGCGGCGACGGCGGCTCGTATCTGCGGGACGGCCCCGGCGGACGGTCGCGACCGCCACGACCGCCGAAGGCGGAGCCGGACGACGGGGACGCCGGGAACGACGCGTCGGAGGAGTGA
- a CDS encoding FadR/GntR family transcriptional regulator has product MAVTDEAIEKIKGMIVSGALRPGDRLPKESELAAELGLSRNSLREAVRALSLIRILDVRQGDGTYVTSLDPQLLLEAMGFVVDFHRDDTVLEFLAVRRILEPAATAMAASRISEEQLDVLDARLDALGGDPSVEELVACDLEFHRGIARGCGNSVLCSLLDGLSGPATRARVWRGLDRRDAVGRTLREHRAILGALRDRDAEAARSWATVHIASVEQWLRSAR; this is encoded by the coding sequence ATGGCGGTGACCGACGAGGCGATCGAGAAGATCAAGGGGATGATCGTCTCCGGTGCGCTGCGGCCCGGCGACCGGCTGCCCAAGGAGAGCGAACTCGCCGCCGAACTGGGGCTGTCGCGCAACTCCCTGCGGGAGGCCGTGCGGGCGCTGTCCCTGATCCGGATCCTGGACGTGCGGCAGGGCGACGGCACGTACGTCACCAGCCTGGATCCTCAACTGCTCCTGGAGGCAATGGGGTTCGTCGTCGACTTCCACCGCGACGACACGGTGCTGGAATTCCTGGCGGTGCGCCGCATCCTGGAGCCGGCCGCGACCGCGATGGCGGCGTCCCGCATCAGCGAGGAGCAACTGGACGTGCTCGACGCCCGGTTGGACGCACTCGGCGGCGATCCCTCGGTGGAGGAGCTGGTCGCCTGCGATCTGGAGTTCCACCGGGGCATCGCGCGGGGCTGCGGCAACTCGGTCCTGTGCTCCCTGCTCGACGGGTTGTCCGGGCCCGCCACCCGGGCCCGCGTCTGGCGCGGACTGGACCGGCGGGACGCGGTCGGCCGCACGCTGCGCGAGCACCGCGCGATCCTCGGCGCGCTGCGCGACCGCGACGCGGAGGCGGCGCGTTCGTGGGCGACGGTGCACATCGCGAGCGTGGAGCAGTGGCTGCGCTCGGCCCGGTGA
- a CDS encoding glycerol-3-phosphate dehydrogenase/oxidase: MTGQSTLQSVPALGTVPSFGPNPSRAETREQLSRAAYDLLVIGGGILGISTAWHAAQSGLRVALVDAGDFAGATSSASSKLLHGGLRYLQTGAVKLVAENHFERRAVSRQVAPHLANPLTFYLPVYKGGPHGAAKLGAGVFAYSALSAFGDGVGHLLSPARAAQDVPELRTENLRAVAVYGDDQMNDARMALMTVRAAVESGAVVLNHAEVTGLRFTRGRVTGAELRDRLSGEEFGVDARLVLNATGPWVDHLRRMEDPNAGPSIRLSKGAHLVLKRTSPWKAALATPIDKYRITFALPWEDMLLLGTTDEEYEGDPADVAVDDKDITQILDEAAFSVRDRQLDRDLITYAFAGLRVLPGGPGDTAKARRETVVTEGRGGMLSVAGGKWTTFRHIGRTVMRKLESLPSAPLGEDFEPISSLPKRLPLPGIANPRAVAHRLLVDRPAPGPRMAADTAKHLATHYGSLAFDIARLANENPELGERVHPDAPEIWAQVVWARDHEWAQTADDVLRRRTTLTIRGLATDEVRAKVRGLLDRRRPDGQ; encoded by the coding sequence ATGACCGGTCAGTCCACCCTGCAGTCCGTGCCCGCCCTGGGAACGGTTCCGTCCTTCGGCCCGAACCCGAGCCGTGCCGAGACCCGGGAGCAGCTCTCGAGGGCGGCCTACGACCTCCTCGTGATCGGCGGCGGCATCCTGGGCATCTCCACCGCCTGGCACGCCGCGCAGTCCGGTCTCAGGGTGGCCCTGGTCGACGCCGGCGACTTCGCCGGCGCCACCTCCTCCGCCTCCTCCAAGCTGCTCCACGGGGGCCTGCGCTATCTGCAGACCGGCGCGGTGAAGCTGGTGGCGGAGAACCACTTCGAGCGCCGTGCGGTCTCCCGCCAGGTGGCTCCCCATCTGGCGAACCCGCTCACCTTCTATCTCCCCGTGTACAAGGGCGGGCCGCACGGCGCGGCGAAGCTCGGGGCGGGCGTGTTCGCCTACTCCGCGCTGTCCGCCTTCGGCGACGGTGTGGGCCACCTGCTCAGCCCGGCGAGGGCCGCGCAGGACGTGCCGGAGCTGCGCACCGAGAACCTCAGGGCGGTGGCCGTCTACGGCGACGACCAGATGAACGACGCGCGCATGGCGCTGATGACGGTCCGCGCCGCCGTCGAGTCGGGCGCGGTCGTCCTCAACCACGCCGAGGTGACCGGTCTGCGCTTCACCCGGGGCCGGGTCACCGGCGCCGAGCTGAGGGACCGGCTGTCCGGCGAGGAGTTCGGGGTGGACGCCCGCCTGGTGCTGAACGCGACCGGCCCCTGGGTGGACCACCTGCGCAGAATGGAGGACCCGAACGCGGGGCCGTCGATCCGCCTGTCCAAGGGCGCCCACCTGGTGCTGAAGCGCACCTCCCCGTGGAAGGCCGCGCTGGCCACGCCGATCGACAAGTACCGCATCACCTTCGCCCTCCCCTGGGAGGACATGCTGCTGCTCGGCACGACCGACGAGGAGTACGAGGGCGACCCGGCCGATGTGGCGGTCGACGACAAGGACATCACCCAGATACTCGACGAGGCCGCGTTCTCCGTACGCGACCGGCAGCTCGACCGCGACCTGATCACGTACGCGTTCGCCGGGCTGCGGGTGCTGCCGGGCGGCCCCGGGGACACCGCCAAGGCCAGGCGCGAGACGGTGGTGACGGAGGGCAGGGGCGGCATGCTGTCCGTGGCGGGCGGCAAGTGGACCACCTTCCGGCACATCGGCCGGACGGTGATGAGGAAGCTGGAGTCCCTGCCGAGCGCCCCGCTGGGCGAGGACTTCGAGCCGATCTCCTCCCTGCCGAAGCGGCTGCCGCTGCCGGGCATCGCCAACCCGCGGGCGGTCGCCCACCGGCTCCTCGTGGACCGTCCGGCGCCCGGTCCGCGCATGGCGGCCGACACCGCCAAGCACCTGGCCACGCACTACGGTTCGCTGGCCTTCGACATCGCCCGGCTGGCCAACGAGAACCCGGAGCTGGGCGAGCGGGTCCACCCGGACGCCCCGGAGATCTGGGCGCAGGTCGTCTGGGCCCGGGACCACGAGTGGGCCCAGACGGCGGACGACGTGCTGCGCCGGCGTACGACGCTGACGATCCGCGGCCTGGCCACGGACGAGGTACGGGCAAAGGTGCGGGGCCTGCTCGACCGGAGGCGGCCCGACGGGCAGTGA